A stretch of Miscanthus floridulus cultivar M001 chromosome 13, ASM1932011v1, whole genome shotgun sequence DNA encodes these proteins:
- the LOC136501690 gene encoding uncharacterized protein: MLNKTNYVEWSMVMKVKMQAWRMWDVVRYGDANFDEDRRALEALLAAVPTDMHSSLANKETANDAWDAIVAARIGSNRTCRSTLSKLRQEWENLAFWARAWRSSTGSCVSGITIFAFTPRVSSMIANLKLEDEAPIIGVECCDVLLSTVASTYEYCSYEKWPSSWS, translated from the exons ATGCTCaacaagaccaactacgtcgagtggtccatggtgatgaaggtgaagaTGCAGGCATGGCGCATGTGGGACGTGGTACGGTACGGCGACGCCAACTTCGACGAGGATCGGCGGGCGCTAGAGGCGCTTCTTGCTGCTGTTCCGACGGATATGCACTCCTCCCTCGCGAACAAGGAGACCGCCAATGACGCTTGGGACGCCATCGtcgcggcacgcatcggcagcaacCGCACCTGCAGATCCACGCTTTCGAAGCTGCgtcaggagtgggagaacctagcTTTCTGGGCTCGCGCGTGGAGATCGAGCACGGGGTCCTGCGTATCTGGGATCACCATATTCGCCTTCACGCCAAG GGTTTCATCCATGATTGCCAACTTGAAGCTTGAGGATGAGGCGCCCATTATAGGTGTGGAATGTTGTGATGTGCTACTGAGCACTGTTGCATCCACATATGAATACTGTTCATATGAGAAGTGGCCATCAAGTTGGAGTTAG